CAATTTTGTTCCATTTGCATAACGCTGTACCCCCATCTCCGCCACAAACGTCTTATAATCCCACATTATCCGTTATGTCATACACACCATATGGAACGCCATTCCTGGCCAACATTCTTAAAGTCCCCATATGTATTCGTATTACTATAATCCAAATCATGAAGCAGTTGAGCAACTGTATTGAGCCTTAAGAATATGGCATTGAAATAGAATAATGGATTTTTCAACAACTTTTCACAAAATATGATTATTATTGATAGATTTAATTTCTACATTTATATAAAATTTAACTATATTTAATGATGTGTTAGGATATATTTATATATGATATCCACTAACTATTGGTTAGTAACTTGTGGATACTCACTCATGGTTACTAACCCGACATGAACAACAAATCAACAATCAGGATTAACAGGTCTATGAAATCGTCAGAATTGCTGGACATACTGGGAAATGCGAACCGTAGAAAAATCCTCCAACTACTAGCTTCCCGACCCTATTTTGTCAGCGAGTTGACAGATCGGATTGGCCTGGGGCCCAAAGCGGTCCTGGGTCATCTGGATCTGCTGGAACAAAGCGGATTGATACAGGGAAAAACCAGGGGACAGCGGCGTAAATATTATAACATCATAGAAAATTTCAAGTTAGAAGTAATTGTTTCACCGTACTCATATACTGTGGAGACCAGTACAGTCACACAGCATCATTCCACAAAACAAGGACAGGAACAGTCAAAACCCCACTCCAACGAATCAATATCAATTGCAAATCTTAAGATGCTGAACCGGCATCTATTCGAATTGGAATCAAAAAGCCGCCTGCTTTCCAAAGCACAGCTGGAGATCGAAGGTGAAATGACTGATGTCATGGCCAGATGTATTGAATGGATATATGAATTGGCCCAGAACGGTACAGAGACCGAGATCATGCTGTCAGTCTTAAAAAAACCTCAGGACAGAAGGTCTTTGTCTATGGATCTTGGACTCCCTGAGTACTATACAGAAGAACATATA
The genomic region above belongs to Methanosarcinales archaeon and contains:
- a CDS encoding ArsR family transcriptional regulator; protein product: MKSSELLDILGNANRRKILQLLASRPYFVSELTDRIGLGPKAVLGHLDLLEQSGLIQGKTRGQRRKYYNIIENFKLEVIVSPYSYTVETSTVTQHHSTKQGQEQSKPHSNESISIANLKMLNRHLFELESKSRLLSKAQLEIEGEMTDVMARCIEWIYELAQNGTETEIMLSVLKKPQDRRSLSMDLGLPEYYTEEHIQSLLDRNILNEKKHDNKQLLCLI